Genomic DNA from Candidatus Nitrosopumilus koreensis AR1:
GGTTTGTCTTTGTTTGTGATAATTGATCCACCTAATTTTATGAGAATCATGCTGTTCAAAATTATCTATATAATTAAAAAGTATCCAGTCCTTTGAAATCAATTTTTACAGAAAAGCATTCGTAATTTTTATTCTTAAATTCTCTAATCGTATTTTCTACATTAGATTCATCTGTAAGAGCAAAAATACATCCTCCGCCTCCTGCACCTGTAATTTTTGCTCCAAACGATGTTTCATATCCAATTTGAATCATTTTTCTAAGTTTATCATTTGAAACTCCAATAGTCTCTAGATATTCTTGATTTTGAATTATTTTTTGCCCCAATTCCGTAATGTTGTTTTCTTTTAGTAATTCTAACACATTTTCAATAAGTAGCGATTCGTCTTCACATAATTTTGAAAATTCTTTCTCATTCCTTTCTTTGAATTTACTTACTTCTTTAACAACACTTTCTGTTGAATGCTCTACATTTGAATTTGCTATTACGAGATGAAAATTAGGCTCAGATCCTATCTTTGTGAATCCCTTTCTCTTATCATACTCCATTAAACCTCCAAATGTACAAACAGTACAATCTGCTCCTGATGTATTTTGAAAAATTGTCTTTTCAGCTTCTATTGCTAGTTTTAAGATTTCATCTTTTGAAACATTTCCAAATAATTTTGAAATTGCAGCTGCTCCTGCTACACAACATGCAGATGATGAACCTAGACCTACTCCCAATGGAATTTCAGATTCTACACTAATTTTAATTCCAGAATTTTTATTTTGAATTACTTTGTTTGCCAAATAATAAAATGGTTTTAGTGGGGAATTAATTTCTGAAATTGGTTTGTTTGGTTCTAATTCAAGTTCTCCTATGTTGGATTTGATTGAAATCTTTCTTTCACTAGTATCCTCTGCAATAACTGTAATTCTTTTATCAATTGCACAAAGAATTGCTTTTACTCCATACACAACAAAATGTTCTCCGAAAAGAATAACTTTTCCTGGAGCAGATGCTTTGGATTTCAAGTAAACACTTTAGGATTCTGATTTATTTATTCGATTTCCTCTTCGGTAATCTTTGTTTCAAAATCATCTATCTCAACACTCATAGAGTCTTCTTCTTTTAACTCTCCTTTTTCAATGAGAATTTGACGTACCAACAACCAGTATACTGTAGCTAATGCTTTTCTTCCTCTATTATTTGCTGGAATAATTACATCAAGATTTGATGTAATGTTATCTGTATTTGCAATTCCTATTACTGGAATACCTGCATTAGTTGCCTCAGTTATTGCTTGTTCATCAACTTGAGGATCTGAAATCAATACTAATTTTGGTTCAATGTAATATGGTAATGATGGATTCGTTAATGTACCTGGCATGAATCTTCCAAGTAATTTCTTTGAACCTAATGTGTCACAGAATTTTTCAATTGGTGTTTCTGCATATTGTCTGCCTGAACAAACAATAAGATTCTCCACGCCTAACCTGTTGATGAATTTGGCTGCAGTTTTGATCTTTTCTAATGTGATGTCCAAATCAAGCATGTAGAGCCCTTCTGGACTGGCTTTAGTGATGAATGACCTCATAAATTTTGTCTTAACTTGAGTACCTACTCTAATTCCTGTAGATAGGATCTTTTTCTTGATATCTGTCGTTTCGGCTTGTTGGCTCATAGCGATTTTAAACCTCTGCCATACCGCGTATTAAATCATGCTCTGATAGGCGTAATAATTCATTTAATTTTGCTACTCTTTCTCCTCCTACAACGCCAACTTTGAGCATTTTTGACTTTGTTGCAAGACCAATATGGGAAATCTGTGAATCAGTAGATTCACCTGATCTATGTGATGTGATTAACCTAATGTTATTTTTATTTGCTAGATTTGCAAATTCTAGAGCATCATAAAGACTTCCTGCTTGGTTAACCTTCAGAATTGCTGCATTGCACGATTTCATGTTAATAGCTTTTGAAAGGATTTCTTTGTTTGTAACTGTCAAATCATCACCTGTGATCAAAGTATTTGGAAATTTTGCTGTTAATTCTGCCATGTCTTCAAATGCTTCTTCATGAACTGCATCTTCTGCATAAATTAATTTGAATTTTTCAATAATATCTGCAGCAAAATCAATTTGTTCAGATGATGTGTTTTCAAACCCTGCTCTATCATACACATACTTTGATTTTTCTTCATTCCACTGTGTTGACGATGCAAAGTCTACTCCTAACGATACTTCTTTTCCTAAAGTGAATCCCAAATTTTCACAAGCCATTGCAGAAACCTCTAATGCTTTTTGATTTTCTAGTTTTGGTGCCCATCCACCTTCATCTCCTCTACCGTTTGTAAAACTAGGATCTTCTTTTTCTAAAACACTACGCAACTCCTTATGTACTGCTAAGTTAGTTTCAATTGCTTCTTGGATAGTTTTTGCACCTGTTGCACAAATCAAAATTTCTTGAATGTCTGGTGTGCCGGGTCCTGCATGTGCACCACCTCCTAAAATATTTCCCAAGGGGAATGGAAATTTGAATGATGATTCATTTGATAGTGTCTTAAACAGTGGTTGTTCAAGTGCCTTTGATGCTGATTCCATAGATGCAATTGTTACTGCAAAAGCAAGTGCTCCTCCAATTCCTGAATAGTTAGATGAGTTATCAAAACTTTTCAGCGTATCATGAATTCCTTTTAGATCCGATGATTCTAATCCTATAAATTTTTGAGAATTTTCTTTTAAAATTTGAAGACTTTCTTCAGGTTTCCCATTACGGAAACTAACTGCTTCATATTTTCCTACACTCGCACCAGATGGAGCACAAACTCTTCCTAAAAATTTACCATCTGATTCTACATCAACTTCAATTGTTTTACTTCCTCTACTGTTGTATAGAATACGTCCTTCAATTGAAGTGATCTTGGCCAAATTATTCTAACTCAGATTGAACTTCTTGTTTTCTTCTCTGAATTGCCTCGTAGAAAGGAATTACTTGTTGA
This window encodes:
- the mvk gene encoding mevalonate kinase, whose protein sequence is MKSKASAPGKVILFGEHFVVYGVKAILCAIDKRITVIAEDTSERKISIKSNIGELELEPNKPISEINSPLKPFYYLANKVIQNKNSGIKISVESEIPLGVGLGSSSACCVAGAAAISKLFGNVSKDEILKLAIEAEKTIFQNTSGADCTVCTFGGLMEYDKRKGFTKIGSEPNFHLVIANSNVEHSTESVVKEVSKFKERNEKEFSKLCEDESLLIENVLELLKENNITELGQKIIQNQEYLETIGVSNDKLRKMIQIGYETSFGAKITGAGGGGCIFALTDESNVENTIREFKNKNYECFSVKIDFKGLDTF
- the rpsB gene encoding 30S ribosomal protein S2 translates to MSQQAETTDIKKKILSTGIRVGTQVKTKFMRSFITKASPEGLYMLDLDITLEKIKTAAKFINRLGVENLIVCSGRQYAETPIEKFCDTLGSKKLLGRFMPGTLTNPSLPYYIEPKLVLISDPQVDEQAITEATNAGIPVIGIANTDNITSNLDVIIPANNRGRKALATVYWLLVRQILIEKGELKEEDSMSVEIDDFETKITEEEIE
- the eno gene encoding phosphopyruvate hydratase, which encodes MAKITSIEGRILYNSRGSKTIEVDVESDGKFLGRVCAPSGASVGKYEAVSFRNGKPEESLQILKENSQKFIGLESSDLKGIHDTLKSFDNSSNYSGIGGALAFAVTIASMESASKALEQPLFKTLSNESSFKFPFPLGNILGGGAHAGPGTPDIQEILICATGAKTIQEAIETNLAVHKELRSVLEKEDPSFTNGRGDEGGWAPKLENQKALEVSAMACENLGFTLGKEVSLGVDFASSTQWNEEKSKYVYDRAGFENTSSEQIDFAADIIEKFKLIYAEDAVHEEAFEDMAELTAKFPNTLITGDDLTVTNKEILSKAINMKSCNAAILKVNQAGSLYDALEFANLANKNNIRLITSHRSGESTDSQISHIGLATKSKMLKVGVVGGERVAKLNELLRLSEHDLIRGMAEV